A genomic window from Astatotilapia calliptera chromosome 12, fAstCal1.2, whole genome shotgun sequence includes:
- the ssh1a gene encoding protein phosphatase Slingshot homolog 1 isoform X1, with translation MALVTLQRSPTPSAASTASTATTTAGEDFGSEDERRVNLSLSESFFMVKGAALFLQQGSSHQGQKAHPHHKHAGDLPQHLQVMINILRSEDRIKLAVRLESAWSDRVRYMVVVYTSGRQDTEENILLGIDFTNKDCKSCSIGMVLPLWSDTKIHLDGDGGFTVNTAGRTHVFKPVSVQAMWSALQVLHKACEVSRRYNYFPGGMALTWMGYYESCIASDQSCINEWNAMKDLETTRPDSPTMFVDKPSERERTECLIKAKLRSIMTCQDLENVTSKQIRTELEQHMNCNLKEYKEFIDNEMLLILGQMDKATLIFDHVYLGSEWNASNLEELQESGVAYILNVTREIDNFFPGTFSYHNIRVYDEEATDLLAHWNDTYNFIVKAKKNRSKCLVHCKMGVSRSASTVIAYAMKEYGWSLEKAYNFVKQKRSITRPNPAFMRQLAEYEGILDASKQRHNKLWHPDGDCEMAEGQQGMAQCCRGEEGGILTPDPGMSPCCEEALSDKGAACPSPCRTVPLENDPAYNNYYFRRLSDSALDSEPSTPVRGPPLLGMEKVFIEIEDVERDALLDDEAFDGREGLPLPHFGPTAEGTAAQTCSRGPEPLEELRLRLEFSTVEEEEEEDVQKEEAEMEVLMQPDDEGGGETQDVEVEGNGMDLASLNENSNNNNHFSTPCNYNKKASSILLPADASTPLPWCDQTKSYLKRDSPNLASKRCLNLTPPEVPSASFLQSHTSSEGLRSSVGLRCPCGPLCDCANCAASPTKAPLEREERLGESLQLVEPEHNGEFSEVKTELDESQSASASEALPELMKIDSEDDKPAVACYLGQQQETLLQLRQSGLVRRRAERLERLAGLSQESLNSLKPLHGCQMSQKSPFHTEEDEEFSSDFAKSSTPCQVRLEPLVVPLTNEALLGVVGSGLLTPTSSPHGSTLTRSSSSDSLRSVRGKPGLVRQRAQEIETRMRLAGLTVPSRLKRSNSLAKLGSLNLSSEDLCSVCSSDAGTLLLLSLSPEPDPSLDWDSPTTSALSRPRKDLHTPERARPGEPRS, from the exons CCTGAGTGAGAGCTTCTTCATGGTGAAGGGTGCTGCTCTCTTTCTGCAGCAGGGAAGCAGTCACCAGGGCCAGAAAGCACATCCTCATCACAAACATGCAG GTGACTTACCTCAACACCTGCAGGTGATGATAAACATTCTTCGATCAGAGGACAGAATCAAACTG GCGGTACGGCTGGAGAGTGCATGGTCAGATCGTGTGCGGTACATGGTGGTGGTGTACACCAGTGGACGACAAGACACAGAGGAGAACATCCTTCTGGGAATCGACTTCACCAACAAAGACTG TAAAAGCTGCTCGATAGGCATGGTGCTACCTCTGTGGAGCGATACAAAGATCCACTTGGATGGAGATGG GGGTTTTACTGTGAACACGGCAGGTCGGACTCATGTCTTCAAACCCGTGTCAGTGCAGGCTATGTG GTCAGCCCTGCAGGTTCTGCACAAAGCATGCGAGGTTTCACGCAGGTATAACTATTTCCCTGGAGGAATGGCTCTCACCTGGATGGGCTACTATGAGAGCTGCATTGCTTCAGACCAGAGCTGCATCAACGAGTGGAACGCCATGAAGGACTTGGAGACCACACGACCAGACTCACCCACCATGTTTGTCGACAA GccttcagagagagagaggacagagtgccTTATTAAAGCAAAACTCAGAAGCATCATGACGTGCCAGGACCTTGAGAACGTCACCTCcaaacag aTCCGTACAGAGTTGGAGCAACACATGAACTGCAACCTTAAGGAATACAAAGAGTTCATTGATAATGAGATGCTGTTGATCCTGGGTCAGATGGACAAAGCCACCCTCATCTTTGACCATGTCTACCTG ggcTCTGAATGGAATGCATCTAATTTGGAGGAGCTGCAAGAGTCAGG GGTGGCCTATATACTCAATGTAACCCGAGAAATAGACAACTTCTTTCCAGGCACATTCAGTTATCACAACATACGCGTCTACGATGAAGAGGCCACCGACCTGCTTGCTCACTGGAACGACACATATAACTTCATTGTTAAAGCAAA AAAGAACCGCTCCAAGTGTCTCGTTCACTGCAAGATGGGTGTCAGTCGGTCTGCCTCCACCGTCATCGCTTATGCCATGAAGGAGTACGGCTGGTCGCTAGAGAAAGCTTATAACTTTGTCAAGCAAAAGAGGAGCATCACGCGACCCAACCCAGCTTTCATGAGACAGCTGGCAGAATACGAAGGCATCTTGGATGCCAG tAAACAACGGCACAACAAGCTCTGGCATCCAGACGGAGACTGTGAGATGGCCGAGGGACAGCAGGGAATGGCTCAGTGctgcagaggagaggagggaggcaTCCTGACTCCAGATCCAGGAATGTCTCCCTGCTGTGAGGAAGCACTATCTGATAAAGGTGCAGCGTGCCCCTCCCCATGCAGGACTGTTCCCCTGGAGAACGACCCAGCCTACAACAACTATTACTTCCGCCGTCTCTCTGactctgcgctggacagtgaaCCATCAACACCTGTGCGCGGCCCTCCCCTTCTCGGCATGGAGAAGGTCTTTATAGAAATTGAGGATGTGGAAAGGGATGCTCTGCTGGATGACGAGGCCTTTGATGGCCGTGAGGGCTTGCCGCTCCCCCACTTTGGGCCGACGGCAGAGGGGACTGCGGCCCAGACCTGCAGTCGCGGTCCGGAGCCCCTTGAGGAGCTGCGTCTGAGGCTGGAATTCAGcacagtggaggaggaggaggaggaggacgtgcAAAAGGAGGAGGCAGAGATGGAGGTATTAATGCAGCCAGATGATGAAGGCGGTGGTGAAACGCAAGATGTCGAAGTAGAGGGTAATGGGATGGACCTGGCAAGTCTCAATGAAAATTCCAACAATAACAACCATTTCAGCACTCCATGCAACTACAAT aaaaaagctTCCTCCATCCTTCTTCCAGCCGATGCTTCTACGCCACTGCCTTGGTGTGATCAGACCAAGTCTTATCTGAAACGAGATTCTCCAAACTTGGCTTCTAAGCGTTGCCTTAACCTGACTCCTCCCGAAGTCCCAAGTGCTTCATTCCTACAGTCCCATACCTCATCTGAAGGCCTCAGATCCTCAGTGGGACTGCGGTGCCCCTGTGGGCCTCTGTGTGACTGTGCCAACTGTGCTGCCTCCCCAACCAAGGCTCCACTTGAAAGAGAGGAACGGCTTGGAGAATCACTGCAGTTAGTAGAGCCTGAGCATAATGGGGAGTTCTCTGAAGTAAAGACTGAGCTTGATGAGAGTCAGTCTGCTAGTGCCTCAGAGGCTCTCCCTGAGCTGATGAAAATCGATTCTGAGGACGACAAGCCTGCAGTGGCTTGCTACCTTGGCCAACAACAGGAGACCCTTTTACAGCTGCGACAATCTGGGTTGGTCCGCCGCCGTGCAGAGAGACTAGAGAGACTTGCGGGTTTATCTCAGGAAAGCCTGAACTCTCTGAAGCCTTTGCACGGATGCCAAATGTCCCAAAAGAGTCCCTTTCACACTGAGGAGGACGAGGAGTTCTCCAGCGACTTCGCTAAATCTTCAACGCCATGCCAAGTGCGGTTAGAGCCACTGGTCGTGCCACTGACCAATGAAGCCTTGTTGGGGGTGGTGGGGTCTGGGCTGCTTACACCCACCTCCTCGCCTCACGGCTCCACCTTGACACGCAGCTCCAGCAGTGACAGCCTGAGGAGCGTGAGGGGGAAGCCTGGCCTCGTACGCCAGAGGGCACAGGAGATCGAGACCCGCATGCGGCTAGCAGGCCTTACTGTGCCCTCGAGGCTGAAGCGGTCCAACTCGCTGGCCAAGTTGGGCAGCCTCAACCTGTCCTCCGAGGACCTGTGTTCAGTCTGCTCCTCAGATGCAGGAACACTCCTGCTCCTCTCACTGTCGCCAGAGCCAGACCCCAGCTTGGACTGGGACTCCCCGACCACCTCTGCGCTATCCCGGCCCCGCAAGGACTTGCACACTCCAGAGAGGGCACGACCAGGTGAACCTAGAAGCTGA
- the ssh1a gene encoding protein phosphatase Slingshot homolog 1 isoform X2 codes for MYLVVEAIEEAMMKMLPYFVKNAVLTQSEINRILSESFFMVKGAALFLQQGSSHQGQKAHPHHKHAGDLPQHLQVMINILRSEDRIKLAVRLESAWSDRVRYMVVVYTSGRQDTEENILLGIDFTNKDCKSCSIGMVLPLWSDTKIHLDGDGGFTVNTAGRTHVFKPVSVQAMWSALQVLHKACEVSRRYNYFPGGMALTWMGYYESCIASDQSCINEWNAMKDLETTRPDSPTMFVDKPSERERTECLIKAKLRSIMTCQDLENVTSKQIRTELEQHMNCNLKEYKEFIDNEMLLILGQMDKATLIFDHVYLGSEWNASNLEELQESGVAYILNVTREIDNFFPGTFSYHNIRVYDEEATDLLAHWNDTYNFIVKAKKNRSKCLVHCKMGVSRSASTVIAYAMKEYGWSLEKAYNFVKQKRSITRPNPAFMRQLAEYEGILDASKQRHNKLWHPDGDCEMAEGQQGMAQCCRGEEGGILTPDPGMSPCCEEALSDKGAACPSPCRTVPLENDPAYNNYYFRRLSDSALDSEPSTPVRGPPLLGMEKVFIEIEDVERDALLDDEAFDGREGLPLPHFGPTAEGTAAQTCSRGPEPLEELRLRLEFSTVEEEEEEDVQKEEAEMEVLMQPDDEGGGETQDVEVEGNGMDLASLNENSNNNNHFSTPCNYNKKASSILLPADASTPLPWCDQTKSYLKRDSPNLASKRCLNLTPPEVPSASFLQSHTSSEGLRSSVGLRCPCGPLCDCANCAASPTKAPLEREERLGESLQLVEPEHNGEFSEVKTELDESQSASASEALPELMKIDSEDDKPAVACYLGQQQETLLQLRQSGLVRRRAERLERLAGLSQESLNSLKPLHGCQMSQKSPFHTEEDEEFSSDFAKSSTPCQVRLEPLVVPLTNEALLGVVGSGLLTPTSSPHGSTLTRSSSSDSLRSVRGKPGLVRQRAQEIETRMRLAGLTVPSRLKRSNSLAKLGSLNLSSEDLCSVCSSDAGTLLLLSLSPEPDPSLDWDSPTTSALSRPRKDLHTPERARPGEPRS; via the exons ATGTATCTGGTTGTAGAAGCCATTGAGGAGGCCATGATGAAGATGCTACCTTATTTTGTGAAGAATGCAGTGTTGACCCAGAGTGAGATAAACCGCAT CCTGAGTGAGAGCTTCTTCATGGTGAAGGGTGCTGCTCTCTTTCTGCAGCAGGGAAGCAGTCACCAGGGCCAGAAAGCACATCCTCATCACAAACATGCAG GTGACTTACCTCAACACCTGCAGGTGATGATAAACATTCTTCGATCAGAGGACAGAATCAAACTG GCGGTACGGCTGGAGAGTGCATGGTCAGATCGTGTGCGGTACATGGTGGTGGTGTACACCAGTGGACGACAAGACACAGAGGAGAACATCCTTCTGGGAATCGACTTCACCAACAAAGACTG TAAAAGCTGCTCGATAGGCATGGTGCTACCTCTGTGGAGCGATACAAAGATCCACTTGGATGGAGATGG GGGTTTTACTGTGAACACGGCAGGTCGGACTCATGTCTTCAAACCCGTGTCAGTGCAGGCTATGTG GTCAGCCCTGCAGGTTCTGCACAAAGCATGCGAGGTTTCACGCAGGTATAACTATTTCCCTGGAGGAATGGCTCTCACCTGGATGGGCTACTATGAGAGCTGCATTGCTTCAGACCAGAGCTGCATCAACGAGTGGAACGCCATGAAGGACTTGGAGACCACACGACCAGACTCACCCACCATGTTTGTCGACAA GccttcagagagagagaggacagagtgccTTATTAAAGCAAAACTCAGAAGCATCATGACGTGCCAGGACCTTGAGAACGTCACCTCcaaacag aTCCGTACAGAGTTGGAGCAACACATGAACTGCAACCTTAAGGAATACAAAGAGTTCATTGATAATGAGATGCTGTTGATCCTGGGTCAGATGGACAAAGCCACCCTCATCTTTGACCATGTCTACCTG ggcTCTGAATGGAATGCATCTAATTTGGAGGAGCTGCAAGAGTCAGG GGTGGCCTATATACTCAATGTAACCCGAGAAATAGACAACTTCTTTCCAGGCACATTCAGTTATCACAACATACGCGTCTACGATGAAGAGGCCACCGACCTGCTTGCTCACTGGAACGACACATATAACTTCATTGTTAAAGCAAA AAAGAACCGCTCCAAGTGTCTCGTTCACTGCAAGATGGGTGTCAGTCGGTCTGCCTCCACCGTCATCGCTTATGCCATGAAGGAGTACGGCTGGTCGCTAGAGAAAGCTTATAACTTTGTCAAGCAAAAGAGGAGCATCACGCGACCCAACCCAGCTTTCATGAGACAGCTGGCAGAATACGAAGGCATCTTGGATGCCAG tAAACAACGGCACAACAAGCTCTGGCATCCAGACGGAGACTGTGAGATGGCCGAGGGACAGCAGGGAATGGCTCAGTGctgcagaggagaggagggaggcaTCCTGACTCCAGATCCAGGAATGTCTCCCTGCTGTGAGGAAGCACTATCTGATAAAGGTGCAGCGTGCCCCTCCCCATGCAGGACTGTTCCCCTGGAGAACGACCCAGCCTACAACAACTATTACTTCCGCCGTCTCTCTGactctgcgctggacagtgaaCCATCAACACCTGTGCGCGGCCCTCCCCTTCTCGGCATGGAGAAGGTCTTTATAGAAATTGAGGATGTGGAAAGGGATGCTCTGCTGGATGACGAGGCCTTTGATGGCCGTGAGGGCTTGCCGCTCCCCCACTTTGGGCCGACGGCAGAGGGGACTGCGGCCCAGACCTGCAGTCGCGGTCCGGAGCCCCTTGAGGAGCTGCGTCTGAGGCTGGAATTCAGcacagtggaggaggaggaggaggaggacgtgcAAAAGGAGGAGGCAGAGATGGAGGTATTAATGCAGCCAGATGATGAAGGCGGTGGTGAAACGCAAGATGTCGAAGTAGAGGGTAATGGGATGGACCTGGCAAGTCTCAATGAAAATTCCAACAATAACAACCATTTCAGCACTCCATGCAACTACAAT aaaaaagctTCCTCCATCCTTCTTCCAGCCGATGCTTCTACGCCACTGCCTTGGTGTGATCAGACCAAGTCTTATCTGAAACGAGATTCTCCAAACTTGGCTTCTAAGCGTTGCCTTAACCTGACTCCTCCCGAAGTCCCAAGTGCTTCATTCCTACAGTCCCATACCTCATCTGAAGGCCTCAGATCCTCAGTGGGACTGCGGTGCCCCTGTGGGCCTCTGTGTGACTGTGCCAACTGTGCTGCCTCCCCAACCAAGGCTCCACTTGAAAGAGAGGAACGGCTTGGAGAATCACTGCAGTTAGTAGAGCCTGAGCATAATGGGGAGTTCTCTGAAGTAAAGACTGAGCTTGATGAGAGTCAGTCTGCTAGTGCCTCAGAGGCTCTCCCTGAGCTGATGAAAATCGATTCTGAGGACGACAAGCCTGCAGTGGCTTGCTACCTTGGCCAACAACAGGAGACCCTTTTACAGCTGCGACAATCTGGGTTGGTCCGCCGCCGTGCAGAGAGACTAGAGAGACTTGCGGGTTTATCTCAGGAAAGCCTGAACTCTCTGAAGCCTTTGCACGGATGCCAAATGTCCCAAAAGAGTCCCTTTCACACTGAGGAGGACGAGGAGTTCTCCAGCGACTTCGCTAAATCTTCAACGCCATGCCAAGTGCGGTTAGAGCCACTGGTCGTGCCACTGACCAATGAAGCCTTGTTGGGGGTGGTGGGGTCTGGGCTGCTTACACCCACCTCCTCGCCTCACGGCTCCACCTTGACACGCAGCTCCAGCAGTGACAGCCTGAGGAGCGTGAGGGGGAAGCCTGGCCTCGTACGCCAGAGGGCACAGGAGATCGAGACCCGCATGCGGCTAGCAGGCCTTACTGTGCCCTCGAGGCTGAAGCGGTCCAACTCGCTGGCCAAGTTGGGCAGCCTCAACCTGTCCTCCGAGGACCTGTGTTCAGTCTGCTCCTCAGATGCAGGAACACTCCTGCTCCTCTCACTGTCGCCAGAGCCAGACCCCAGCTTGGACTGGGACTCCCCGACCACCTCTGCGCTATCCCGGCCCCGCAAGGACTTGCACACTCCAGAGAGGGCACGACCAGGTGAACCTAGAAGCTGA